In Rhizobium sp. ARZ01, a genomic segment contains:
- a CDS encoding invasion associated locus B family protein, translating into MIFKSIFTKKTVLSAFAVSLAAAGLPAAAQAQQAAAPQGWFKVCTKQEENDVCIVQNLLTAGGGQLLTAVGLITVEGKVNRKIIQVSVPSARLIPTGVAMQIDGGKPQKIDYAICMPDKCVAEAALTDQMLASLKKGGEVVFTSVNFQRTPNPIKMSLSGFTGAFDGEPIEQSKLEERQRLLQEEMQKKADEARKKLEDAQKAAKSQ; encoded by the coding sequence ATGATCTTCAAATCGATCTTTACAAAAAAGACTGTGCTTTCGGCATTCGCAGTTTCACTTGCTGCTGCCGGTTTGCCTGCCGCTGCCCAGGCGCAGCAAGCCGCAGCGCCGCAGGGCTGGTTCAAGGTCTGCACGAAGCAGGAAGAAAATGATGTCTGCATCGTTCAGAACCTGCTGACCGCCGGCGGCGGCCAGCTGTTGACGGCTGTTGGCCTGATCACGGTCGAGGGCAAGGTCAACAGGAAGATCATCCAGGTTTCCGTCCCGAGCGCACGGCTGATTCCCACCGGGGTCGCCATGCAGATCGATGGCGGCAAGCCGCAGAAGATTGACTACGCCATCTGCATGCCCGACAAGTGCGTGGCAGAGGCGGCGCTCACCGACCAGATGCTGGCGAGCCTGAAGAAGGGTGGCGAAGTCGTCTTCACGTCCGTTAACTTCCAGCGTACGCCGAACCCGATCAAGATGTCGCTGTCCGGCTTCACCGGCGCTTTCGACGGCGAGCCGATCGAGCAGTCGAAGCTCGAGGAGCGTCAGCGTCTCTTGCAGGAAGAGATGCAGAAGAAGGCGGACGAAGCTCGAAAGAAGCTCGAAGACGCCCAGAAAGCAGCAAAGAGCCAGTAA